Proteins from a genomic interval of Bacillus sp. FJAT-45350:
- a CDS encoding sigma factor G inhibitor Gin: MMDTINNHVAEIGETCLVCEEKKTSGIHLFEHFICECCERKMVLTDTNDEYYHYYLKKLRKIKLPTSG, encoded by the coding sequence ATGATGGATACGATTAATAACCATGTCGCCGAAATTGGAGAAACTTGTTTAGTTTGTGAAGAGAAAAAAACATCAGGCATTCATTTATTTGAACACTTTATTTGTGAGTGCTGTGAAAGAAAAATGGTACTTACCGATACAAACGACGAATACTATCACTACTACTTAAAAAAACTTAGGAAAATAAAGCTACCAACGAGTGGTTAA